CCAGCACGACCCAGGTGCCGGCATCGCTCCAGATGGGCGCATCCAGCAGGCTCATGCTGCTGCCTGGCCGAGCTTTTGCGAATAGGCCACCAGCTCCTGGAGCTTGGCCAGTGCCGCGCCGCTATCGATGGCCTTCTGCGCACGCTCCAGGCCCTCTTCGATCGAGCCGGCCACATTGGCCGCATACAGGGCAGCGCCGGAGTTGAGACAGACGATATCGCGTGCCGGGCCTTGGTCCCCCTGCAGCACGCCCATCAGCATGGCCTTGGACTCCTCGGGGTTCTCGACCTTGAGCGAGCGCGTACCCGCCATGCGCAGGCCAAAGTCCTCGGGATGGACTTCATACTCGCGCACCACGCCGTCCTTGAGCTCGCCGACCAGCGTGCCCGCGCCCAGGCTGATCTCATCCAGACCGTCACGGCCGTAGACGACCAGCGCATGCTCGGCGCCCAGGCGCTGCAGGGCACGCACCTGAATGCCGACCAGGTCTTCGTGGAACACGCCCATCAGGATATTGGGCGCGGATGCCGGGTTGGTAAGCGGGCCCAGGATGTTGAAGATGGTGCGCACGCCCAGTTCCTTGCGCACGGGGGCCACGTTCTTCATGGCAGGATGATGGTTGGGCGCAAACATGAAGCCTATGCCCACATCGCGTATGCAATCGGCTATTCGTGACGGGTTGAGGTTGATGTTGACGCCCAGCGCCTCCATGGCATCGGCGCTGCCCGACTTGCTGCTGACGCTGCGCCCGCCATGCTTACTCACCTTGCCGCCCGCCGCCGCAATCACAAAGATAGAGCAGGTGGAGATGTTGAAAGTGTTGGCGCCATCGCCGCCGGTGCCGACGATATCGACCAGATTCCTCTTGTCGTGCACGTTCACCTTGTTGGAGAACTCGCGCATCACCTCGGCCGCAGCCGAGATCTCGCCAATGGTTTCCTTCTTCACGCGCAGGCCGGTGATGATGGAGGCCGTCATCACCGGCGAGAGCTCGCCGCGCATGATCATGCGCATCAGATGCAGCATTTCGTCATGGAAGATTTCACGATGCTCGATGGTTCGCTGCAGCGCTTCCTGGGGAGTGATCATTGCAATACCTCACTATGCTTTTAGGAGCTGCTTGCGCATACCAAAAATTGATTTCCTATTGTTTTTATTCTGAAATCAAGCAGTGACAAGCGCTGGCAGCTATCAATAAATCAGCGGTTATTTCTGCTCGAGAAAGTTCTTCAGCATGGCATGGCCATGCTCGGTCAGAATGCTCTCGGGGTGGAACTGCACGCCCTCGATGGCCAGTTCGCGATGGCGCACCCCCTGGATTTCACCATCTTCGCTGGTCGCCGTGATTTCAAGGCACTCGGGCAGCGTGTTCCGGTCTATGACCAGAGAGTGATAGCGGTTGACCGTGAACTGTCTGGGCAGGTCGGCAAACACGCCCTTCTGGTCGGTGCTGATCACGCTGGTCTTGCCATGCATCTGCTGGCCAGCCCGGATGATGTCGCCGCCAAAGGCCGCGCCAATGCTCTGGTGCCCCAGGCAGACACCCAGAATCGGCAGCTTGCCCGCGAAATGCTTGATCGCCGCCACCGAGATGCCCGCCTCGTTGGGCGAGCAGGGGCCGGGCGAGATCACCAACCGCTCGATGCCTTCGCGCGCGATCAGCGCCTCGACTTCGGCCACCGTGGTTTCGTCATTGCGCACCACAGTCACCTGCGCGCCCAGCTCGCCAAAGTACTGGACGATGTTGTAGGTAAAGCTGTCGTAGTTATCGACCATCAGCAGTTTCATGGTCTTACTCCCCTGATTTCTTGGGTTCACGCAGACGCGCAAATTCCTGGTGTTCGTAGTCGATGCAGGCTTCCATCAGCGCACGATAGACGGTCTCCATCACATCGGGCTGGCCGCCCTCCTGCGCCGTGCGCTCACGCACGCGGCTGACGATGGCTTCGATGCGCGCCTCATCGCGCACCTGGCTTGCATCACCCTTGATGCGCGCTGCCTGCTGCATATAGCCGATGCGCGTGACCAGCAGCGGCACCAACACATCGTCGAGCGCATTCACGTTGCGGCGCACATCTTCCATGGTGGTGCAGTGCTGCACCTTCTCAATGGAACGATTCATTGCATTTCTCCATCGCGTGGCAGGTCAGTCACTGCACTTGAAGCTGTTGCATCGCCTTGCAGGAGAGGGCCAGCAAGGGCCGCCCCGCAGCGTGGGCTGCCCCAGCAAAGGCCGTCGTCCCCCCTTCAAGGGAGAAGGTGCGCAGCGCCTCAGGGAGTAGTCGTTTTTCATTCCAGACCTTCCTCAACCAGTTCTGCGGCGCGCAGCAGGGCGCGGGCCTTGTGCTCGGTCTCTCTCCATTCCAGCTCGGGCACGGAGTCGGCCACCACGCCGGCAGCGGCCTGCACATAGAGCACGTTGTCCTTGATGACGCCGGTACGGATCGCAATCGCCAGATCCATGTCGCCGGCAAAGCTCAGATAGCCGCAGGCACCGCCGTAGATGCCGCGCTTGCTGGGTTCGAGCCGGTCGATGACTTCCATGGCATGCACCTTGGGAGCCCCCGTCAATGTGCCGGCGGGGAAGGTGGCCTTGAAGACATCCATATTGTCCATGCCGTCCTGCAAGATGCCTTCCACATTGCTCACGATATGCATGACATGGCTGTAGCGCTCCACGGCAAAGGCCTCGGTCACCTTGACGCTGCCGGTCCTGGCAATGCGGCCGATATCGTTGCGTGCCAGATCGATCAGCATCACATGCTCGGCACGCTCCTTGGGGTCGGCGATCAGTTCCTGCTCGGTGGCCTTGTCGGCCTCCACCGTATTGCCGCGCGGACGGGTGCCGGCCAGGGGGCGGATCGTGACCTTCTGGCCGTCGGGCGTGCGCTCCTGGCGCACCAGAATCTCCGGGCTGGCCCCCACCACATGGAAATCTCCGAAATGGTAGAAGTACATATAGGGGCTGGGGTTGAGCGAGCGCAGCGCGCGGTACAGCGACAGCGGCGAGGCCGTGAAACGCTTGTGAATGCGCTGGCCTACCTGCACCTGCATGAAGTCGCCCGCCGCAATCAGCTCCTTGGCTTTTTGCACGGCGTCCAGATAGTCCTGCTTGTCGAAGCTGCGCTCTGCGGGATAGCTCTCGCCGGCACGGATCTGCGGCGCGCTGACCGAATAGCGCAGCTGGTCCTTGAGCTGGCGCAGGCGCTTCTTGGCGCGGGTATAGGCTTCGGCCTCGCCGGGGTTGGCGTAGACGATGAGGTAGAGCTTGCCCGAGAGGTTGTCGATGACGGCGACCTCTTCGCACTGCAGCAGCATGATGTCGGGGGTGCCCAGGCTGTCGGGCGGACAGCTGTTCTCCAGCTTTTTCTCGATATAGCGCACGGCGTCATAGCCGAAATAGCCGGCCAGACCGCCGCAAAAACGCGGCATGCCCGGCGTGACGGCCACCTTGAAGCGCTGCTGATAGGCCGCGATGAAGTCCAGCGGATTGCCGCCGGCTGTCTCCACCACCTTGCCATCGGTCACGACCTCGGTCCTGGCCTGGTCACCGAAGCCCGAGGCGCGCACAAAGCTGCGTGCCGGCAGGCCGATGAAGCTGTAGCGGCCGAAGCGCTCGCCGCCGACGACGGATTCCAGCAGAAAGCTGTACTTGCCGTCGCCATTGGCATGGGCCAGCTTGAGATAGAGGGACAGCGGAGTTTCGAGGTCGGCAAAGGCCTCGATCAGCAGCGGGATGCGGTTATAGCCTTGGGCCGCAAGCGATTTGAATTCCAGTTCCGTGATCACGAGAGAAGCTCCGGGAGTCATGGCGCATGGTGCATCTGCACAAGTTTGATTGCGAAGCAGATGACGCGTTTGAAGAGAGGATGCGCCGGTTCATTCCAATTGGCCCGAAGTATGCAACGCATGGGGCCGCGGGGTGCACGCCGGGCTCGTGCCGGGTGCTTCAGCAGTTCAGATGTGCAGGCTTACGCCAGGGCCAGGCTCCCCGGTCTCCACAACCTGCATTGAACGTGCGATGAATGAACATGATGCGGACAGTGTAGCGCATAGCGCCGACGCGCAAACAATGACGCTTCTATGCCGTGCAATGACTTCCATGCTGGGGACAGTCCTTATTGCGATGAAATCTGGCAGACACAAATATGCACGACCGTTCGCAATTCAAGGCCACCTGCAGAGCGGCCAGGAACAACCAACACGAGGAGACATTCATGCCCAGCTTACGTTGGCCACAGGCTTTGCTGCTGGCTGCAGCGCTTGCCAGCTTTGCCCTCCATGCTCAGGAGCGCCCGACTGAACCCGTCAAGTTGCATGGTGTGAACTACGCACCCAGCTTGCAGTTGCAGGGTCAGGCCCTGCAGCTCAACGGTGCAGGCACACGTTACAAGGCCGTTTTCAAGGTCTATACCGCCGGCCTGTATCTGGAAAAGCCGGCGCGCAGCCTGCAGGAAATCGCCGCCCTGCCCGGTCCCAAGCGCATCAGCGTGACCATGCTGCGCGATATCGACTCGGCCGAGCTGGGCAAGCTGTTCTCACGCGGCATGGAAGACAATATGGAGCGGGCAGCCTTCTCCAAGCTGATTCCAGGGGTGATGCGCATGAGCGAGATCTTCACCCAGCACAAAAAGCTGCTTGCAGGCGAGACCTTCATGGTGGACTGGCTGCCCGGCCAGGGCACCATCGTGACCGTCAAGGGCCAGCCACAGGGCGAGGCCTTCAAGGAGCCCGAATTCTTCAACGCCCTGCTCGGCATCTGGCTGGGCCCCAGGCCCGCCGATCAGCAGCTCAAGAAAGCGCTGCTGGGCGAGGCCGGCTGACTCACTTGAGCAGCTCGCGGTAATAGTTGGGCAGCGCAAACAGCGCGCCGTGCACCTGCTCGTTGTAATACTGCAGATCCCGCACCTTGCGCTGCCTGAGGCGTTCGGCCAGCTGCTGCGCCTTCGGCTCCAGCGGATCGAGCTCATCGGAGGCCACGGCCAGCCCCCAGTAAGCACCGTAAAGCGGAATGTAGAGGCCGTAGCAGCGCACCACGGCAAACTGCTGACGCAGGCTGCGCACCAGTTCAGCCACCTGCGGGCCGTGGAAGACGGGACTGCCCAGATGCAGCACCAGCGCGCCGCCCGGTGCCAGCACACGCTTCATGCATGCCAGCGAGTCAGGCGCATACAGGGCGCTGGCCGGGGTGTCTGGATCGGTCAGATCCATCAGCGCCAGATCGAAGCGCTCATCGGTTGCCTCCATCAGGGCCAGACCGTCGCCTATGCAGACCTCGACACGGACATCATCGAGCGCGCCGCGATGCACGGCTTGCAGATGCTGGCGCGAGAACTGCACCACGGCCTCGTCCAGCTCGGCCAGCACCACGCGCTCGATGCTCGGATGCTTGAGCAGCTCCTCCGCGGCCCCGCCATCGCCGCCTCCCAGAATCAAGGCCTTGCGCGGCGCGGGGTGGGCCATGGCGGCCGGATGCACCAGCGCCTCGTGATAGAAAAACTCCTCGCCCTCGAAGGTCATGAAGCAATCATCCAGACGCAGCACCTTGCCGAACTGCGGCGTCTGCAATAGATCCAGCTTCTGATACGGGGTCTGCCGCGTCTGCAGCGCCGTGGCGCGGTAACCAAAGCGCGCATGGGGCGTGAGCTGCTCCATGGCCCAGCCGGATTCGGGCCCGGGTGCAGGGTCCACGTCGTGGTCTGCCGGCTGCGCCATGCCGATGTCGCCGCGCATCAATTGCTGGCGCAACACCTTTCGGGGCGAGAAAGCGTCGATCACGCCGTCCATCAGCCTGCGGGCCTTGCCCGAGTTGTCGGCGGAGAAATTGCACACATAGACGTCGATGGTGACACTGCCCGTCTCGGGCCAGGTATGTATGGCCAGATGGGACTCCGCCAGCAGCACCGTACCCGTCACCCCGCCAGGCTGGCCTTCATAGGGCGGGAACTTTACCCAGGTGTCATCCACCAGGGTCAGCCCCGAGGCCGCAGTCTGTTCGCGGCAAAGCCCGGCGATGGCATCGGCATCGAGCATGTAGCGCTCGCAGCCTGCGCATTGGTAAAGGTCGGCAGTCAGGTGCAGTCCGTGCATGTGGCGCGAGTCCCCCTTCGTACTCTGCCGGCTGCAAGGCGATGCACGAGCCGGCATTGGTTCAAACAAAGCCGATGACTCTAGCAAATATGCTTATCCGCACTCTTTCTTGCCAGATATGCAGACCAACAGACAGCATCACACTGCAAGTTGCGCCAGGGAATCCAGATGGGCCCTGGCCTCGACCGCCGTGATGGGCTCGCCGTGGTTGTAGCCATAGGTCATCAGCACCACGGGGCAGCCTGCGGCATGGGCGGCCTGGGCATCGTTGCTGGAGTCACCCACCATCAGCGTGCGCGCGGGCTCGCTGCCCAGAGCCTTGCAGGTCTCGACCAGCGGCATGGGGTCGGGCTTTTTGCGCGCGAAGGAGTCGCCGCCGAACACGCAGTCGAAGAAGCCGTCCAGCCCCTTGGCGGCCAGCAGGGGCTGGGCAAAGGACAAAGGCTTGTTGGTCAGACAGGCCATGCGCAGCCCCAGGGACTGGAGTGCCTGCAGACCTTCGGCCACGCCCGGATAGACATCGGCAAACTGGCCGTTGATGGCCAGGTAATGGTGCTCATAACGCTGCCAGGCCCGGGGATACAGGGCATCGATGTCCGGCGCCTGCACATGCGCCAGCACGGAGCGGATCAGATGCTCGCTGCCCTTTCCCACCATGTTCTCGATGATCTGCGGCTTGATGGCCGGCAATTGCAGATCGGTCAGCATGCGGTTGAGCGCTTCGGCAAAGTCACCCAGCGTGTTCACCATGGTGCCATCGAGGTCGACCATGACGGCATCCAGTTCCAGGTGGAGCAACGGAATAAAGTTTCGAATCACAGAATAAAGTTGAAAATTTTTCGAAGGCGTATCGTACGCCTCAGAGAATAAAGTTTAAAACGGGTCTCTTCACCTGAAATTTGCTTGGCCAACGACACTGAGCTTCATTTGCATCCGAGACTCTATGGAGGCCGTACTGCGCTAGACATTTGACGGACTCCTAGTCCAATTTGATGGCAGTGCGTGGCTGAACGTAAAGCCCCATAAATTTAAGTGCTAGTTTTCCAGCAAGGAACCTTCGCGAGGAGCCCAAGAGACCTTACTGACTGAGCCGACTACTGAGCGCATCTATAGGACTTGCAGTGGCCGTGCGAGTTTTTACTGCAAAGCTATTTGGCTTCAGCTAGAGCATGAAGGAAGAAATCATGAAGCACCGAGGCAGTCAGGATGGATGTGAAGTTGCCCCCTGAGCGCTTGAACAACCAGAGTAAATGCTGGTGATGGCTGACGCCTGCTTGGGTAGTACAGGTGGTAGCCGTCAAACTTTGGACACCAATCCTCAAGCACGCGCGCAAGTCGGCCATCTTTCAGATAGGTCATCAACTCGTCCTCCGGCAGCAGCGTGATACCTAATCCCGCCAATGCAGCATCAATCTGGGGCTGGGTCGTGTTGAAGATCAATTGACCATCCACACGGACATTCATCTTTTTCCCTCGACGCGCGAAATCCCATACATAGAGGCCACCTGAACTTTGCATGCGCTGGTTGATGCACTGGTGCTTCATCAGGTCCTGGGGCATCTTGGGTTTGCCATTTCTCGCAAAGTATTCTGGGGATGCCACCACCGCCAAGCGCATGGGAGGCCCAATGGGTACAGCAATCATGTCCTTGTCGATGGTCTTGCCCAGTCGTACACCGGCATCGAACCGGTCTGCCACGATGTCGCGAAAACCGTAGTTCACATCGAACTCCAGTTTGATGTCGGGGTAGGCACGCAGCAAAGCTGTGAGCTTGGGTAGCAACACGCTGTGCAGCACATAGTCGCCACAGGTGATGCGTACCGTGCCGGCGGGTTTGTCTCGCAACTCGGTCAAGGCATCAAGCTCGGCCTCAATTTCGTCGAAGCGGTTACCGATGGCCTGCAACAGCCGCTCTCCTGCTGGAGTCGCGGAGACGCTACGCGTTGTACGGGTGAGCAAGCGGATCTCCAACCGTTCTTCCAGCGCGCGGATTGTCTGACTCAAAGCAGACTGGGTCACGCCAAGAGCCGCTGCGGCACGGGTGAAACTGCCTTCACGCGCGACAGTGACGAAAGACCATAAGTCATCAAGATTGCGTCGAGCCATGTGGATATTTTTTCATGAGCACTAATTAGTCATTCTTATAGGCCATTTAAGAATTCATTAGCTAGTCATAGACAAAGGAATTCGCAAGAATCTTGGCAATGAAGAAGCCAATTCATTTCCTGCTCGTGAATGCACTGTTGGGCCTGGCTGCTTGTTCAACAAACCTCGCTGTTGCCCATTCAGCAACTGCCTGCTGCAAAGAGACGTTCATGAAGATTCGCCTGACTGTCGATGGACAGACCGCAAATGCCACGCTCTATGACAACGCCGCAGCCCGCGATTTCGCCTTCTTGCTACCGCTGTCTCTCACGCTGGAGGACTACGACGTTATTGAGCGGGTTTCCAGGCTGCCACGCAAGTTGTCGCTTCAGGGGGCTCCGGACGGGATGGCGCCCGCTGCGGGTGAGCTGACTCACTACGCCCCCTGGAGCAATCTGGCCATCTTCATCAAGCCGCGCTCGTACTCGCGCAGCTTGCTGCCCCTGGGCAAGGTGGACGATGGGCTGTCAATTCTGGCGCGTCCTGGCCCATACAAAGTTCACATCGAGCGTGCCATTCCTTAAACGGCCCAGAACACACTGGACGAGAGATACCCAATATGACCAAGACTGCAAAGACAAATGACGATCAACCGAGATTGGAGGCGGCTGAGGTAGGCCGCCGTAGTTTGCTAAAAATGACCGGCAGCGGCATCGCTGCATTGGGAATGGCTGGTGTCACCACAGTCCCGGCAATGGCACAGCAAGTAAAACTCCAAGAAGCCTGGGACAAGACCTTCCCGCAAAGTCACAAGGTTCAGCACAGGAAAGTCTCCTTCAAGAACCGCTATGGCATCACCCTAGTCGGTGATCTGTACCTGCCGAAAGATAGTAGTGGAACCCTCGCGGCGTTGGCGATTGGGGGCCCATTCGGCGCCGTAAAAGAGCAATCCTCTGGCTTGTATGCGCAGACGATGGCCGAGCGCGGCTTTGTCGCGCTGGCCTTTGACCCCTCCTACACAGGCGAAAGCAGTGGCTCTCCTCGCAATGTCGCCTCCCCCGACATCTGCGTCGAAGATTTCAGCGCTGCGGTGGACTATCTGGGTCTTCAGCCAAAGGTGGATCGTGGGCGCATAGGCATCATCGGTATTTGCGGCTGGGGTGGTATGGCATTGAGTGCCGCAGCCGTTGACAAGCGCATAAAGGCCGTTGTCGCCAGCACCATGTACGACATGACGCGTGTCATGTCCAAGGGATATAAAGATAGTGTGAGCTTGGAGCAACGCACCCGGACATTGGAGCAACTAAGCCAGCAGCGTTGGAAAGATGCGGAGGCAGGCATGCCCGCTTATCAGCCGCCCTACAACGAGCTAAAGGGCGGCGAAGAACGGTTCCTGGTGGAGTACCACGACTACTACCGTACATCACGCGGTTTCCATCCGCGCGCAGTGAATTCAGGCAATGCCTGGACGATCACAACGCCGATGTCATTCATGAATCTGCCGATTCTGAACTACATCCAGGAAATTTCGCCGCGCCCCATCCTGCTGGTACATGGCGAAAAAGCGCACTCGCGCTACTTCAGCGAGACCGCCTATGCAGCGGCGGCCGAGCCCAAGGAACTCATGATCATTCCAGGAGCAATCCATACGGATTTGTATGACCGCACCGAGATCATCCCCTTCGACAAGCTGACCGAGTTCTTCCAGAAAAGCCTGGCTGGCACAGCATAGAAGCTGTATCTCGACTCTTGCGTCCTTTTCCACCACCGTCCATTCAGAGCGGACGGCACGGCGCTGTCCTGTTGTGCAGCAAAAAAGAAGCGTATCCATGGCGGTAACCACCCACCACATCTCAACGGACGGCGCTACGCGCCCTTCCGAACAACCAGCCTCCTGGAGTGCTGTCTATGCCATGTCGGTATGCGCGTTTGCGCTGATCGCCTCGGAGTTCCTGCCCGTAAGCCTGCTATCGCCGATGGCATCCGATCTTCATGTCACACAAGGCATGGCCGGTCAGGGAATCGCGATCTCCGGTGCGTTTGCCGTGCTCACAAGCCTTTTCATTTCGGCTCTGGCTGGCAAGCTCGACCGCAAGGATTTGCTGCTAGGGCTGACGGTGGCCATGGGCGTCTCCGCGACCATCGTTGCAATGGCACCAAACTACTTCATTTATATGTTGGGCCGAGCATTGATCGGCGTGGTCGTTGGAGGCTTCTGGTCCATGTCGGCTGCAACCGCTATTCGGTTGGTACCGCTTCGCGATGTGCCGCGAGCGCTCGCCATCGTCAATGGTGGCAATGCATTGGCTACTGTCGTGGCAGCTCCACTGGGCGCCTACCTAGGCACTGTCGTAGGCTGGCGTGGGGCTTTCCTCTGTCTGGTCCCCATATCCATCATCACCTTGGCCTGGCAATGGAAGACACTGCCCTCCATGCAGCCCACTGCCGGTGAGCTCGGCACGGCCCACGTATTCAATGTGTTTACGCTGTTCAGGCGTCGTGGTGTCATCGTGGGAATGCTGGCAAGCAGCCTACTGTTCATGGGGCAGTTCTCGCTGTTCACTTATGTACGGCCGTTTCTGGAGACGGCCACGGGTGTACATGGCACTACGGTTCCACTCATCTTGCTAGTGATCGGGGCAGCGGGCTTCGTTGGCACCTTGTTCATCGGCAAAGTTTTGCAACGAAGCCTATACGTCACACTGATCATCATTCCTCTGCTGATGGCAGCGACAGCTCTGGCATTGGCGTTCTTTGGTCACTGGACTGCTATGGTCATTGCACTGCTGGGCCTATGGGGCCTGACCGGAACTTCCGCGCCGGTTGGCTGGTGGGCTTGGATAGCCAAGGTCTTTCCGCAGGACGCCGAAGCGGGCGGAGGTCTTTTCGTTGCAGTGGTTCAGCTGTCGATCGCCTTGGGATCCATACTGGGTGGACTTTTATTCGACTACCGCGGATACCAGAGCACCTTCATATTGAGTGCCGTCCTGCTGGTGATGTGCGCGGCGATGACCATAGGCACTTCGCGCACGCAGGTCAAATAGTTCAGCCAGAGCGTCTGTAGCCTAGTCTATATGCCGACGTCGGCTCGGCATATAGACGTGGAGCCTTGTCACTTGAACGCTGGAGTGCTTAAGCGGCACACACTATTGTGATTTAGTTAAGTCCACGTCCATTGGTTTGCATTTGTACATATTAGAAATGATCATGGAATGAACGATGTCGTTGCGCTGGTTTATGACAATTCGTTCGCAGGTTACGATTCCCTTCGTCCCGCTGCTTGTCAGCTTTTTTTCCGTGGGTGTAATCACTGCATGAATGGTGTCACCAGCCTTTACAGGTAGATGCATACGCCACTGATCGAGACCCATCATCGCGATGATGGTGCCGTCATTGATTCCGCTCAGACATTGCAATCCACCGACGATTGCAAGGACAAGGGGTCCATGTGCAATAGGCTCACCGTAAGGCTGTGTCTTGCAAAACTCATGATCGATATGTGGAGCGTTATGGTCTCCGGATAAGCATGCGAAGTTGACGATATCAGTTTGAGTGACAGTGCGACGCGAGGTCACAATGCTGCTGCCGATTTCAAAGTCTTCAAAGTACATGCCGCGAGGCTTGTAGTTAGTGTGGCTCATGCAATGGTTCCTTTGCGCTACGCGGCCAGCATTTGGGTTAGTTGGCTGACGTTTTCCATGCGGTCGACGGTCAGAGCTTCAGAGATAAAGCGCTGTGCATGTTCCTTTTCAAGCACGGGTTCCGCCAATAGAAGAAACTTCCTTTGAACGTCTTCGTCAGAGAGAGGCTTTTGAGGGGAACCGCGCGGTGCAGTCACCTGCAGCAGAGTTGTTTGGCCACCGCTTTCTGTGACGGATACTTGACAGTGGTGGTAGTGGCTAAGGTTTTCATCGGGGATCACGCGGATTCGCTGCATTGCACTGACCACGTCTGTGCGTTGCAGATACTTTTCCAGCTGGATGCTATGGTCTGGAAGGATGACATCTGCACCGCTAGCCACCAAGGCAAGGCAATACTGGAGGTGAAACCTAGCGTCATTGGGAGACGCAGGATTGCGCTCTTTGCTCACAACGTCCGCAACATAAGGAGCCACGCGCAGTTCAATCTGCCCAGCTTGTAACGCATCGGAACCTAATTGTTGGCGCAGCTCGCTGAGAGCATCTACTGGAGCATGGAGGTAGCCGCAGCAGGCGTGAAGCTTGCGGCGAGGCTGCGTCAATGCCCAACGCTCTTCCCACGAAGATGCGTTGAAACTGCCTTGTGTGGAGGCCGAGGCGAAATAGCCCACCTTGCTGTCAAGCAAGTTAATGGGGCCAGTCATGCCTGCTTGGGCGTAGTAGGCAGCCTTGACGCCAATGTCAGCGGGTTGGGCGCCGAAAAGCATGGGCTTGAAAGATCCGCCACTGCCGAAGATCACTTCTGCGGGGCACCAGCCGGCTAACCCTCCAGCAATTGCTAGTGCATTAACTGTTTGCTCTTCATCCAAATCCAGCAGATGTGCGGCCGAGACCGCCGCACCGATCGTCGAAGGAAATCCGACAGGAACCATACCCATTTCGGTATAGCGACGGAGCGAGGGATAGACAGAGTCATAGACACGACAGGTGGTCTCGATACCACGCACGACTGCCTCTAGCACTTTAGTGCCGGAAGCTCCCAGATGCTGGCCTAACGATAGTGCGGCAGGAACGATGCCAATACTGGCATGTCCGCCAAAAAGATCGTTAAGTTCAAGTACATCGCCGAGGTAAGCGTTGATACGCATCGCTTCGTGCAAACCTCGACACTGCGAGGTGCCGAAGATCGGAAGCGTATCCCGAGAAGTGCTCGGCTCACAGCCAAGTATCAACTGCGCCTCCTCTGTACGGGAGCCAGCAAGGATGCAGCCCACTGTATCTAGAATGCATAACCGTGCTTGGCTGAGCACCTCTTTAGGGATGCTGGCGAAGGA
This DNA window, taken from Comamonas testosteroni TK102, encodes the following:
- the trpE gene encoding anthranilate synthase component I → MITELEFKSLAAQGYNRIPLLIEAFADLETPLSLYLKLAHANGDGKYSFLLESVVGGERFGRYSFIGLPARSFVRASGFGDQARTEVVTDGKVVETAGGNPLDFIAAYQQRFKVAVTPGMPRFCGGLAGYFGYDAVRYIEKKLENSCPPDSLGTPDIMLLQCEEVAVIDNLSGKLYLIVYANPGEAEAYTRAKKRLRQLKDQLRYSVSAPQIRAGESYPAERSFDKQDYLDAVQKAKELIAAGDFMQVQVGQRIHKRFTASPLSLYRALRSLNPSPYMYFYHFGDFHVVGASPEILVRQERTPDGQKVTIRPLAGTRPRGNTVEADKATEQELIADPKERAEHVMLIDLARNDIGRIARTGSVKVTEAFAVERYSHVMHIVSNVEGILQDGMDNMDVFKATFPAGTLTGAPKVHAMEVIDRLEPSKRGIYGGACGYLSFAGDMDLAIAIRTGVIKDNVLYVQAAAGVVADSVPELEWRETEHKARALLRAAELVEEGLE
- the gph gene encoding phosphoglycolate phosphatase (PGP is an essential enzyme in the glycolate salvage pathway in higher organisms (photorespiration in plants). Phosphoglycolate results from the oxidase activity of RubisCO in the Calvin cycle when concentrations of carbon dioxide are low relative to oxygen. This enzyme is a member of the Haloacid Dehalogenase (HAD) superfamily of aspartate-nucleophile hydrolase enzymes (PF00702).), with product MVDLDGTMVNTLGDFAEALNRMLTDLQLPAIKPQIIENMVGKGSEHLIRSVLAHVQAPDIDALYPRAWQRYEHHYLAINGQFADVYPGVAEGLQALQSLGLRMACLTNKPLSFAQPLLAAKGLDGFFDCVFGGDSFARKKPDPMPLVETCKALGSEPARTLMVGDSSNDAQAAHAAGCPVVLMTYGYNHGEPITAVEARAHLDSLAQLAV
- the trpD gene encoding anthranilate phosphoribosyltransferase; translation: MAMITPQEALQRTIEHREIFHDEMLHLMRMIMRGELSPVMTASIITGLRVKKETIGEISAAAEVMREFSNKVNVHDKRNLVDIVGTGGDGANTFNISTCSIFVIAAAGGKVSKHGGRSVSSKSGSADAMEALGVNINLNPSRIADCIRDVGIGFMFAPNHHPAMKNVAPVRKELGVRTIFNILGPLTNPASAPNILMGVFHEDLVGIQVRALQRLGAEHALVVYGRDGLDEISLGAGTLVGELKDGVVREYEVHPEDFGLRMAGTRSLKVENPEESKAMLMGVLQGDQGPARDIVCLNSGAALYAANVAGSIEEGLERAQKAIDSGAALAKLQELVAYSQKLGQAAA
- a CDS encoding chorismate mutase: MNRSIEKVQHCTTMEDVRRNVNALDDVLVPLLVTRIGYMQQAARIKGDASQVRDEARIEAIVSRVRERTAQEGGQPDVMETVYRALMEACIDYEHQEFARLREPKKSGE
- a CDS encoding chalcone isomerase family protein codes for the protein MPSLRWPQALLLAAALASFALHAQERPTEPVKLHGVNYAPSLQLQGQALQLNGAGTRYKAVFKVYTAGLYLEKPARSLQEIAALPGPKRISVTMLRDIDSAELGKLFSRGMEDNMERAAFSKLIPGVMRMSEIFTQHKKLLAGETFMVDWLPGQGTIVTVKGQPQGEAFKEPEFFNALLGIWLGPRPADQQLKKALLGEAG
- a CDS encoding anthranilate synthase component II is translated as MKLLMVDNYDSFTYNIVQYFGELGAQVTVVRNDETTVAEVEALIAREGIERLVISPGPCSPNEAGISVAAIKHFAGKLPILGVCLGHQSIGAAFGGDIIRAGQQMHGKTSVISTDQKGVFADLPRQFTVNRYHSLVIDRNTLPECLEITATSEDGEIQGVRHRELAIEGVQFHPESILTEHGHAMLKNFLEQK
- the speE gene encoding polyamine aminopropyltransferase — protein: MHGLHLTADLYQCAGCERYMLDADAIAGLCREQTAASGLTLVDDTWVKFPPYEGQPGGVTGTVLLAESHLAIHTWPETGSVTIDVYVCNFSADNSGKARRLMDGVIDAFSPRKVLRQQLMRGDIGMAQPADHDVDPAPGPESGWAMEQLTPHARFGYRATALQTRQTPYQKLDLLQTPQFGKVLRLDDCFMTFEGEEFFYHEALVHPAAMAHPAPRKALILGGGDGGAAEELLKHPSIERVVLAELDEAVVQFSRQHLQAVHRGALDDVRVEVCIGDGLALMEATDERFDLALMDLTDPDTPASALYAPDSLACMKRVLAPGGALVLHLGSPVFHGPQVAELVRSLRQQFAVVRCYGLYIPLYGAYWGLAVASDELDPLEPKAQQLAERLRQRKVRDLQYYNEQVHGALFALPNYYRELLK